The Anguilla anguilla isolate fAngAng1 chromosome 4, fAngAng1.pri, whole genome shotgun sequence genome has a window encoding:
- the LOC118226114 gene encoding zinc finger protein 644-like isoform X2, translating to MADLKQYVKEETNMDSKADRPDITQESLKNQTSSPKNNTSSLPAQLSSDSREEAASGAQPTPFVHTGVPAVPRAGDALPTGALVNGPASHPTSDEPSAPNKGGVSPRKAPPAESAGRLSSPRAPDPPGALRPDALKNAAGPFPDTPPGRPGAIGNRSEALRGGPPSRKSGNEAPTGQTGAGCVTSGRTMWDFQTESSENSSDDCGPGWGPRKRFARRLWIDCRGEEDEEEEGSAKKAETVPLSVSQRWRKRKVDTAEVPGLSPASKTLQSNECPSSNNGVLSFRRKPGLQSSMDSSETVVAIKQLIARAPAKKNFDGNGFSQADGFSLAGGKFMQPKTESSTGSGSEEEPSFFPCTKCNVNFEEKRHLHRHMMYHLDGHNQARHVNAPQPFICKECGRSFRDRGSLLKHMTIHQERREKLMEEIKGLSELQDEGRAAGLQCPQCVFGTSCPKTFVQHAKTHEKDKRRHAAAAEREPETHPRAAHRVACAPRYAPARGTLAFEKNEARVPIFFSCRVCPFSAQSESTLVKHVELAHRQLYASDFERPSYDETNDYTFQPQFPRESQKADSQRLQLSPKFCIQRQAFRKRAELPFWSDLFIKSKSTQKARKGFASSPSRWSLGNSTNKLSPFSRQSDKPSKLSLQPAEKIDVTTGLPYDEDCKNDQEFGSMFSGNAEMPKSILSCYKPLVPKMESSSTYYVGYDSDNGRGDNEEPDSSRLTTPPVTKKSPSKRKMSTPYHNTTDRTTHVILSKHEHAAKRHISEDSCEDTYDFSDYTSEATANFLDCSENEQNPYARSYFIRRQRGPIKKSRGPSADMFERHCEERGRSEIQRFTVKEECVEVALGPPESASGPQMIDSPDFDASLFGAERRSCPYCPAMFESGVGLSNHVRGHLHRVGLSYDARHVVTPEQVASRDRTLRVRKKAPPTSRRIKKEKQESQMEHTCPLCGGWFDTKTGLSNHVRGHLKRIGKTISSTSKSPVCILNEMMKDEEEHQNILQVLNKKRFLSRPFVSQKFASSDGLFLTPTGIPVKIQHAGQDGKPWGPSVPRPDKEGLEKPELAARGPPSSSLIELLEKKKLVEELELKNCSQSIRKHFTMSLPNQSSAGTGVIGWPQEKSEITKKVCLHCNATFPSAVSLSNHLRAYARRKRAALLEGTSYDCKQKKPRSRPGPKKKIFALPHSADEIYRLTCRFCDLVFQGPLSVQEDWIKHLQRHIMNASVPCTGAGMVEVTALPAEPPSTPEETAPPLVPQAAS from the exons ATGGCTGATTTGAAACAGTATGTGAAAGAGGAGACTAATATGGACTCAAAGGCTGACAGGCCGGACATCACTCAGGAATCATTAAAGAATCAGACGTCCTCTCCGAAGAACAATACTTCAAGTCTGCCGGCGCAGCTGTCCTCGGACAGCCGCGAGGAAGCCGCGAGCGGAGCCCAGCCGACTCCATTTGTACACACCGGCGTCCCGGCGGTTCCCCGCGCAGGCGACGCATTGCCTACAGGAGCACTTGTTAATGGACCTGCTTCACACCCCACCTCAGATGAGCCCAGCGCCCCGAACAAAGGCGGCGTTTCGCCGCGCAAGGCCCCGCCCGCCGAGAGCGCCGGGAGGCTCTCCAGCCCCCGGGCGCCGGACCCGCCCGGCGCGCTCCGGCCAGACGCTCTGAAAAACGCGGCGGGGCCCTTCCCAGATACGCCGCCGGGGCGGCCCGGCGCCATCGGCAACAGATCCGAAGCGCTTAGGGGCGGACCGCCGTCCAGGAAGAGTGGGAACGAAGCGCCAACCGGCCAGACGGGGGCGGGATGCGTGACTAGCGGCCGGACGATGTGGGACTTCCAAACGGAGTCTTCGGAGAACTCCTCGGATGATTGTGGTCCGGGCTGGGGCCCCCGGAAGAGATTCGCACGGCGCCTGTGGATTGACTGCCGCggggaggaagatgaggaggaggagggttcTGCGAAAAAGGCCGAAACTGTGCCTCTGTCCGTCAGCCAAAGGTGGAGAAAACGCAAGGTGGACACGGCAGAAGTGCCGGGCCTGAGTCCCGCCTCCAAAACCTTGCAGTCCAATGAGTGCCCCTCATCCAATAATGGAGTGCTTTCCTTCAGGAGAAAGCCTGGCTTACAGTCCTCCATGGATTCGAGCGAAACTGTAGTGGCCATCAAGCAGCTCATCGCACGCGCCCCAGCAAAAAAGAACTTCGACGGCAACGGCTTCAGCCAGGCGGACGGTTTCTCCTTGGCGGGCGGAAAATTTATGCAGCCGAAAACCGAGTCGTCGACAGGCTCGGGCTCAGAAGAAGAGCCCTCCTTTTTCCCGTGCACAAAGTGCAACGTTAATTTTGAGGAGAAAAGGCATTTGCACAGGCACATGATGTATCATTTAGACGGGCATAATCAGGCTCGTCACGTAAACGCTCCGCAGCCCTTCATCTGCAAGGAGTGCGGGCGCTCGTTCCGCGACCGCGGCTCCCTGCTGAAGCACATGACCATCCACCAGGAGAGACGCGAGAAGCTCATGGAGGAGATCAAGGGGCTGAGCGAGCTTCAGGACGAAGGCCGGGCCGCGGGGCTGCAGTGCCCCCAGTGCGTTTTCGGAACCAGCTGCCCCAAGACGTTCGTCCAGCACGCCAAGACGCACGAGAAGGACAAAAGGCGCCACGCGGCCGCGGCCGAGCGCGAGCCGGAGACTCACCCGCGCGCCGCCCACCGCGTCGCGTGCGCGCCCAGGTACGCGCCGGCGAGGGGGACGCTCGCGTTCGAGAAGAACGAGGCGCGCGTTCCCATCTTCTTCTCCTGCAGAGTGTGCCCTTTCAGCGCTCAAAGCGAAAGCACTCTGGTGAAGCACGTCGAGCTCGCACACCGGCAGCTGTACGCAAGCGATTTTGAAAGGCCGTCCTATGATGAAACGAATGACTACACGTTTCAGCCACAGTTTCCTAGAGAATCCCAAAAAGCAGATTCACAAAGGCTGCAGCTGAGTCCAAAGTTTTGTATACAAAGACAGGCTTTCAGGAAAAGAGCAGAGTTGCCCTTTTGGTCTGACCTGTTCATAAAAAGTAAATCCACACAGAAAGCTCGCAAAGGTTTCGCCTCCTCGCCGTCCAGATGGAGTCTCGGCAATTCGACAAACAAGCTGTCACCGTTCTCCAGACAAAGTGACAAGCCAAGCAAATTATCTCTTCAGCCGGCTGAAAAAATAGACGTAACAACAGGTCTTCCATATGACGAGGACTGCAAGAACGACCAAGAATTTGGAAGCATGTTTTCAGGAAATGCAGAGATGCCAAAATCTATCTTAAGCTGCTACAAGCCACTTGTACCCAAAATGGAGTCTAGCTCCACTTACTACGTGGGCTATGATTCTGACAATGGCAGAGGGGATAACGAGGAGCCAGACAGCAGTCGTTTAACCACGCCGCCTGTCACAAAAAAGTCTCCCTCCAAAAGGAAAATGTCCACCCCGTATCACAACACCACAGACAGAACAACTCACGTAATATTATCCAAACATGAGCACGCTGCGAAGAGGCACATTTCTGAGGACAGCTGCGAGGACACCTACGATTTCAGCGACTACACCAGCGAAGCCACCGCCAACTTCCTGGACTGCAGCGAAAACGAACAGAACCCCTACGCCCGCAGCTACTTCATACGGAGGCAGAGGGGCCCCATCAAGAAGAGCCGCGGCCCGTCGGCGGACATGTTCGAGAGGCACTGCGAGGAGAGGGGCCGCAGCGAAATCCAGCGGTTCACGGTAAAGGAGGAGTGCGTGGAAGTCGCCCTGGGGCCCCCCGAGTCTGCGTCGGGTCCCCAGATGATCGACTCCCCGGACTTCGACGCGTCCCTGTTCGGCGCGGAGCGGAGGTCCTGTCCGTACTGCCCTGCCATGTTCGAGTCCGGGGTGGGCTTGTCCAATCACGTCCGCGGACACCTGCACAGGGTGGGACTGAGCTACGACGCCCGTCACGTGGTGACGCCCGAGCAGGTGGCCTCCCGCGACCGCACGCTGCGCGTTCGCAAgaaggccccgcccacatcccgACGAATCAAGAAAG AAAAGCAGGAGTCGCAGATGGAACACACTTGTCCCCTGTGCGGGGGGTGGTTTGACACCAAGACCGGGCTCTCAAATCACGTGCGCGGCCACCTTAAGCGAATCGGGAAGACGATCTCGAGCACGAGCAAATCCCCGGTGTGCATTCTCAACGAGATGATGAAGGACGAGGAGGAGCACCAGAACATTCTGCAGGTGCTCAACAAGAAGCGCTTCCTCTCCAGGCCTTTCGTTTCCCAAAAGTTTGCCAGCAGCGACGGCCTGTTCCTCACCCCGACCGGGATCCCAGTCAAGATCCAGCACGCCGGCCAAGACGGCAAACCGTGGGGCCCGAGCGTGCCGCGACCGGACAAGGAGGGCCTGGAGAAGCCTGAACTCGCGGCGAGGGGGCCCCCCTCAAGTTCTTTGATAGAGCTGCTCGAGAAGAAGAAGCTAGTCGAGGAGCTCGAGCTAAAGAACTGCTCCCAAAGCATCAGGAAGCACTTCACAATGTCCCTTCCGAATCAGAGCAGTGCTGGAACAGGAGTCATCGGCTGGCCGCAAG AGAAAAGTGAAATAACCAAGAAAGTGTGCCTGCACTGTAACGCGACCTTCCCGAGCGCAGTCAGCCTGTCCAATCACCTGCGAGCGTACGCGCGGCGGAAGAGAGCGGCCTTGCTGGAAGGAACGA gTTATGACTGTAAACAGAAGAAGCCGAGATCGAGGCCCGGGCCTAAGAAGAAGATATTTGCACTGCCGCACTCGGCCGACGAGATCTACAGGCTCACCTGCAG GTTCTGCGACCTAGTCTTCCAGGGTCCCCTGTCCGTGCAGGAGGACTGGATCAAGCACTTACAGCGGCACATCATGAACGCCAGTGTCCCGTGCACGGGGGCGGGCATGGTGGAGGTGACCGCCCTGCCTGCGGAACCCCCCTCCACGCCCGAGGAGACAGCGCCCCCGCTGGTGCCACAGGCAGCATCCTAA
- the LOC118226114 gene encoding zinc finger protein 644-like isoform X4, whose product MADLKQYVKEETNMDSKADRPDITQESLKNQTSSPKNNTSSLPAQLSSDSREEAASGAQPTPFVHTGVPAVPRAGDALPTGALVNGPASHPTSDEPSAPNKGGVSPRKAPPAESAGRLSSPRAPDPPGALRPDALKNAAGPFPDTPPGRPGAIGNRSEALRGGPPSRKSGNEAPTGQTGAGCVTSGRTMWDFQTESSENSSDDCGPGWGPRKRFARRLWIDCRGEEDEEEEGSAKKAETVPLSVSQRWRKRKVDTAEVPGLSPASKTLQSNECPSSNNGVLSFRRKPGLQSSMDSSETVVAIKQLIARAPAKKNFDGNGFSQADGFSLAGGKFMQPKTESSTGSGSEEEPSFFPCTKCNVNFEEKRHLHRHMMYHLDGHNQARHVNAPQPFICKECGRSFRDRGSLLKHMTIHQERREKLMEEIKGLSELQDEGRAAGLQCPQCVFGTSCPKTFVQHAKTHEKDKRRHAAAAEREPETHPRAAHRVACAPRYAPARGTLAFEKNEARVPIFFSCRVCPFSAQSESTLVKHVELAHRQLYASDFERPSYDETNDYTFQPQFPRESQKADSQRLQLSPKFCIQRQAFRKRAELPFWSDLFIKSKSTQKARKGFASSPSRWSLGNSTNKLSPFSRQSDKPSKLSLQPAEKIDVTTGLPYDEDCKNDQEFGSMFSGNAEMPKSILSCYKPLVPKMESSSTYYVGYDSDNGRGDNEEPDSSRLTTPPVTKKSPSKRKMSTPYHNTTDRTTHVILSKHEHAAKRHISEDSCEDTYDFSDYTSEATANFLDCSENEQNPYARSYFIRRQRGPIKKSRGPSADMFERHCEERGRSEIQRFTVKEECVEVALGPPESASGPQMIDSPDFDASLFGAERRSCPYCPAMFESGVGLSNHVRGHLHRVGLSYDARHVVTPEQVASRDRTLRVRKKAPPTSRRIKKAEKQESQMEHTCPLCGGWFDTKTGLSNHVRGHLKRIGKTISSTSKSPVCILNEMMKDEEEHQNILQVLNKKRFLSRPFVSQKFASSDGLFLTPTGIPVKIQHAGQDGKPWGPSVPRPDKEGLEKPELAARGPPSSSLIELLEKKKLVEELELKNCSQSIRKHFTMSLPNQSSAGTGVIGWPQEK is encoded by the exons ATGGCTGATTTGAAACAGTATGTGAAAGAGGAGACTAATATGGACTCAAAGGCTGACAGGCCGGACATCACTCAGGAATCATTAAAGAATCAGACGTCCTCTCCGAAGAACAATACTTCAAGTCTGCCGGCGCAGCTGTCCTCGGACAGCCGCGAGGAAGCCGCGAGCGGAGCCCAGCCGACTCCATTTGTACACACCGGCGTCCCGGCGGTTCCCCGCGCAGGCGACGCATTGCCTACAGGAGCACTTGTTAATGGACCTGCTTCACACCCCACCTCAGATGAGCCCAGCGCCCCGAACAAAGGCGGCGTTTCGCCGCGCAAGGCCCCGCCCGCCGAGAGCGCCGGGAGGCTCTCCAGCCCCCGGGCGCCGGACCCGCCCGGCGCGCTCCGGCCAGACGCTCTGAAAAACGCGGCGGGGCCCTTCCCAGATACGCCGCCGGGGCGGCCCGGCGCCATCGGCAACAGATCCGAAGCGCTTAGGGGCGGACCGCCGTCCAGGAAGAGTGGGAACGAAGCGCCAACCGGCCAGACGGGGGCGGGATGCGTGACTAGCGGCCGGACGATGTGGGACTTCCAAACGGAGTCTTCGGAGAACTCCTCGGATGATTGTGGTCCGGGCTGGGGCCCCCGGAAGAGATTCGCACGGCGCCTGTGGATTGACTGCCGCggggaggaagatgaggaggaggagggttcTGCGAAAAAGGCCGAAACTGTGCCTCTGTCCGTCAGCCAAAGGTGGAGAAAACGCAAGGTGGACACGGCAGAAGTGCCGGGCCTGAGTCCCGCCTCCAAAACCTTGCAGTCCAATGAGTGCCCCTCATCCAATAATGGAGTGCTTTCCTTCAGGAGAAAGCCTGGCTTACAGTCCTCCATGGATTCGAGCGAAACTGTAGTGGCCATCAAGCAGCTCATCGCACGCGCCCCAGCAAAAAAGAACTTCGACGGCAACGGCTTCAGCCAGGCGGACGGTTTCTCCTTGGCGGGCGGAAAATTTATGCAGCCGAAAACCGAGTCGTCGACAGGCTCGGGCTCAGAAGAAGAGCCCTCCTTTTTCCCGTGCACAAAGTGCAACGTTAATTTTGAGGAGAAAAGGCATTTGCACAGGCACATGATGTATCATTTAGACGGGCATAATCAGGCTCGTCACGTAAACGCTCCGCAGCCCTTCATCTGCAAGGAGTGCGGGCGCTCGTTCCGCGACCGCGGCTCCCTGCTGAAGCACATGACCATCCACCAGGAGAGACGCGAGAAGCTCATGGAGGAGATCAAGGGGCTGAGCGAGCTTCAGGACGAAGGCCGGGCCGCGGGGCTGCAGTGCCCCCAGTGCGTTTTCGGAACCAGCTGCCCCAAGACGTTCGTCCAGCACGCCAAGACGCACGAGAAGGACAAAAGGCGCCACGCGGCCGCGGCCGAGCGCGAGCCGGAGACTCACCCGCGCGCCGCCCACCGCGTCGCGTGCGCGCCCAGGTACGCGCCGGCGAGGGGGACGCTCGCGTTCGAGAAGAACGAGGCGCGCGTTCCCATCTTCTTCTCCTGCAGAGTGTGCCCTTTCAGCGCTCAAAGCGAAAGCACTCTGGTGAAGCACGTCGAGCTCGCACACCGGCAGCTGTACGCAAGCGATTTTGAAAGGCCGTCCTATGATGAAACGAATGACTACACGTTTCAGCCACAGTTTCCTAGAGAATCCCAAAAAGCAGATTCACAAAGGCTGCAGCTGAGTCCAAAGTTTTGTATACAAAGACAGGCTTTCAGGAAAAGAGCAGAGTTGCCCTTTTGGTCTGACCTGTTCATAAAAAGTAAATCCACACAGAAAGCTCGCAAAGGTTTCGCCTCCTCGCCGTCCAGATGGAGTCTCGGCAATTCGACAAACAAGCTGTCACCGTTCTCCAGACAAAGTGACAAGCCAAGCAAATTATCTCTTCAGCCGGCTGAAAAAATAGACGTAACAACAGGTCTTCCATATGACGAGGACTGCAAGAACGACCAAGAATTTGGAAGCATGTTTTCAGGAAATGCAGAGATGCCAAAATCTATCTTAAGCTGCTACAAGCCACTTGTACCCAAAATGGAGTCTAGCTCCACTTACTACGTGGGCTATGATTCTGACAATGGCAGAGGGGATAACGAGGAGCCAGACAGCAGTCGTTTAACCACGCCGCCTGTCACAAAAAAGTCTCCCTCCAAAAGGAAAATGTCCACCCCGTATCACAACACCACAGACAGAACAACTCACGTAATATTATCCAAACATGAGCACGCTGCGAAGAGGCACATTTCTGAGGACAGCTGCGAGGACACCTACGATTTCAGCGACTACACCAGCGAAGCCACCGCCAACTTCCTGGACTGCAGCGAAAACGAACAGAACCCCTACGCCCGCAGCTACTTCATACGGAGGCAGAGGGGCCCCATCAAGAAGAGCCGCGGCCCGTCGGCGGACATGTTCGAGAGGCACTGCGAGGAGAGGGGCCGCAGCGAAATCCAGCGGTTCACGGTAAAGGAGGAGTGCGTGGAAGTCGCCCTGGGGCCCCCCGAGTCTGCGTCGGGTCCCCAGATGATCGACTCCCCGGACTTCGACGCGTCCCTGTTCGGCGCGGAGCGGAGGTCCTGTCCGTACTGCCCTGCCATGTTCGAGTCCGGGGTGGGCTTGTCCAATCACGTCCGCGGACACCTGCACAGGGTGGGACTGAGCTACGACGCCCGTCACGTGGTGACGCCCGAGCAGGTGGCCTCCCGCGACCGCACGCTGCGCGTTCGCAAgaaggccccgcccacatcccgACGAATCAAGAAAG CAGAAAAGCAGGAGTCGCAGATGGAACACACTTGTCCCCTGTGCGGGGGGTGGTTTGACACCAAGACCGGGCTCTCAAATCACGTGCGCGGCCACCTTAAGCGAATCGGGAAGACGATCTCGAGCACGAGCAAATCCCCGGTGTGCATTCTCAACGAGATGATGAAGGACGAGGAGGAGCACCAGAACATTCTGCAGGTGCTCAACAAGAAGCGCTTCCTCTCCAGGCCTTTCGTTTCCCAAAAGTTTGCCAGCAGCGACGGCCTGTTCCTCACCCCGACCGGGATCCCAGTCAAGATCCAGCACGCCGGCCAAGACGGCAAACCGTGGGGCCCGAGCGTGCCGCGACCGGACAAGGAGGGCCTGGAGAAGCCTGAACTCGCGGCGAGGGGGCCCCCCTCAAGTTCTTTGATAGAGCTGCTCGAGAAGAAGAAGCTAGTCGAGGAGCTCGAGCTAAAGAACTGCTCCCAAAGCATCAGGAAGCACTTCACAATGTCCCTTCCGAATCAGAGCAGTGCTGGAACAGGAGTCATCGGCTGGCCGCAAG AAAAGTGA